A genomic region of Anaerolineales bacterium contains the following coding sequences:
- a CDS encoding MarR family transcriptional regulator gives MARKFWELVPRVISAVFAEARRSEHNLAPSHFRILRILSRGGSTPSALAKALDVSLPSMSASLQTLVERGWLDRRRSEQDRRIIELSLSRRGAQVLAEENERAMKWTASLLEGLSEQELRKVDEGLDAFYHLFDDLPALPSPASPKGKRARPTPK, from the coding sequence GTGGCGCGCAAATTCTGGGAGCTGGTGCCGCGCGTGATCAGCGCCGTATTTGCTGAAGCGCGGCGCAGCGAGCACAACCTGGCGCCCAGCCACTTTCGCATCCTGCGTATCCTCTCGCGCGGCGGTTCCACGCCCAGCGCGTTGGCCAAGGCGCTGGATGTTAGCTTGCCGAGCATGTCGGCCAGCCTGCAAACCCTGGTGGAGCGCGGCTGGCTGGACCGCCGCCGCTCGGAGCAGGACCGGCGCATCATCGAGCTGAGCCTTAGCCGGCGCGGCGCCCAAGTGCTGGCCGAAGAGAACGAGCGCGCCATGAAATGGACCGCCAGCCTGCTGGAAGGCTTGAGCGAGCAGGAGCTGCGCAAGGTGGATGAAGGACTGGATGCGTTCTATCACTTGTTTGATGATTTGCCAGCGCTGCCCAGCCCGGCCAGCCCTAAAGGCAAACGCGCCAGGCCCACGCCCAAATAG
- the gcvPA gene encoding aminomethyl-transferring glycine dehydrogenase subunit GcvPA encodes MLEAIGVKTIADLFEAVPQKFRFPKLNLPAPLTEMEALGELKGIAEANESADDLVSFLGAGAYHHYIPAGVDSILRRGEYYTAYTPYQPEISQGTLQAIFEYQSLIVALTGMEVSNASHYDGATALAEAVNMSRGIHRGARNKIILSPGIHPQYREVVHTYEDGGDLEFIGEDLDLSAGPDALIELIDEHTGLVCVAYPDFFGRVYDYTKLAEAAHAKGALLAVSVNPTALGLLKPPGEMGADIVTGEGQPLGIPLSFGGPYLGILTTRNQYVRQIAGRLVGETVDSRGQRGFVLTLSTREQHIKREKASSNICTNQGLMMLAATTYMSLLGKNGLRQVAESCYHKAHYAAAEISKLKGFSLKFTDAFFHEFVIECPMPAAELNLRLLDLGIVGGYNLSSEYPGMQNCMLLTVTELNSKEEIDYLVETLAEVTNA; translated from the coding sequence ATGCTGGAGGCGATCGGCGTCAAGACGATTGCTGACCTGTTTGAGGCGGTACCGCAAAAATTCCGTTTCCCCAAACTTAACCTGCCTGCCCCGCTCACCGAAATGGAAGCGCTGGGCGAGCTCAAAGGCATCGCCGAAGCCAACGAGAGCGCTGACGACTTGGTCAGCTTCCTGGGTGCCGGCGCGTATCACCATTACATCCCCGCCGGCGTGGACAGCATCTTGCGCCGCGGCGAATACTACACCGCCTACACGCCCTACCAGCCGGAGATCTCACAGGGCACGCTGCAGGCTATCTTTGAGTACCAGAGCCTGATCGTCGCGCTGACCGGTATGGAAGTCAGCAACGCCTCGCACTACGACGGCGCCACCGCGCTGGCCGAAGCGGTCAACATGAGCCGCGGTATCCACCGCGGCGCACGCAACAAGATCATTCTTTCGCCGGGCATCCACCCGCAGTATCGTGAGGTGGTGCACACCTATGAGGACGGTGGCGACCTGGAGTTCATCGGCGAAGACCTAGATCTCAGCGCCGGGCCGGATGCACTCATCGAGCTTATCGATGAGCATACCGGGCTGGTGTGCGTGGCCTACCCCGATTTCTTCGGCCGCGTGTATGACTACACCAAGCTGGCTGAGGCTGCCCACGCCAAAGGCGCATTGCTGGCCGTCTCGGTGAACCCCACCGCGCTCGGCCTGCTCAAACCGCCGGGCGAGATGGGCGCCGATATCGTTACCGGAGAAGGCCAGCCGCTGGGCATCCCGCTCTCGTTTGGCGGGCCGTACCTCGGCATCCTCACCACGCGCAACCAGTATGTGCGCCAGATCGCTGGCCGCCTGGTGGGCGAAACCGTGGATAGCCGCGGCCAACGCGGCTTCGTGCTGACGCTGAGCACGCGTGAGCAGCACATCAAGCGTGAAAAGGCCAGCTCCAACATCTGCACGAATCAAGGCTTGATGATGCTGGCCGCCACCACCTACATGAGCTTGCTCGGCAAGAACGGCTTGCGCCAGGTGGCGGAGAGCTGCTATCACAAGGCCCACTACGCCGCGGCAGAAATCAGCAAGCTCAAAGGCTTCAGCCTCAAGTTCACTGATGCGTTCTTCCATGAGTTTGTGATCGAGTGCCCCATGCCCGCCGCAGAGCTCAACCTGCGCCTGCTGGACCTGGGCATCGTAGGCGGATACAACCTGAGCAGCGAATACCCCGGCATGCAGAACTGCATGCTGCTGACAGTGACCGAATTGAACAGCAAGGAAGAAATTGACTACCTTGTAGAAACCCTGGCGGAGGTGACCAATGCCTGA
- the gcvPB gene encoding aminomethyl-transferring glycine dehydrogenase subunit GcvPB, giving the protein MPEPLIYDLGAPGRSGVQMPAPDVPLADLPSGLVRETLPLPELSELEALRHLTRLSQLNHSILTGFYPLGSCTMKYNPIVNEEAARLGGFIHAHPLQPAEMMQGSLAIMYHLQEWLKEIGSFAAVSLQPAAGAQGELAGVLMIKAYHASRGQSQRNKVLIPDSAHGTNPATSAMSGYRVVEIPSDARGNLDLEALKAECDDTLAAFMLTNPNTLGLFEEGVQEAIEAVHAAGGLVYGDGANMNALLGIARPGDLGIDVLHYNLHKTFTTPHGGGGPGSGPVGVAAHLADFLPGPIVGIEEEGSEEMGPVYGWHQPPKSIGRLKAFHGQFGMHVRAFTYILMQGAEGLRSVAEHAVLNANYLRVKLQGAYKVPYDRVCMHEVVLEGRWADAPDIHALDIAKRLMDFGFHPPTNYFPLIVREALMIEPTETESKEVLDAFIEAMLKIAEEAHSTPEVLQQAPHTTKYGRMDEVKAARQLVLCCNIEQK; this is encoded by the coding sequence ATGCCTGAGCCTCTCATCTATGACTTGGGCGCCCCCGGCCGCAGCGGCGTGCAGATGCCGGCGCCGGATGTGCCGCTGGCGGATCTGCCCAGCGGCTTGGTACGCGAGACCCTGCCCCTGCCGGAATTGAGCGAACTCGAAGCGCTGCGCCACCTGACGCGCCTTTCGCAGCTCAATCACAGCATCCTGACGGGCTTCTACCCACTGGGTTCCTGCACGATGAAGTACAACCCCATCGTCAACGAGGAAGCAGCCCGCCTGGGCGGTTTCATTCACGCCCACCCGCTGCAACCGGCCGAGATGATGCAGGGCAGCCTGGCGATCATGTATCACCTGCAGGAGTGGCTGAAGGAGATCGGCAGCTTTGCGGCCGTCTCGCTGCAGCCCGCCGCCGGCGCGCAAGGCGAGCTGGCCGGTGTGCTGATGATCAAGGCCTATCACGCCAGCCGCGGCCAGAGCCAGCGCAACAAGGTGCTGATCCCCGACTCGGCGCACGGTACCAACCCTGCCACCAGCGCCATGTCGGGTTACCGCGTGGTCGAGATTCCCTCGGACGCGCGCGGCAACCTCGATCTTGAGGCGCTCAAAGCCGAGTGCGACGACACGCTGGCCGCCTTCATGCTCACCAACCCCAACACGTTGGGCCTGTTCGAAGAAGGCGTGCAAGAGGCGATCGAAGCTGTGCACGCTGCTGGCGGCCTGGTGTATGGGGATGGCGCCAACATGAACGCCCTGCTGGGCATTGCCCGCCCAGGCGACCTGGGCATCGATGTGCTGCACTACAACCTGCACAAAACCTTCACCACGCCGCACGGCGGCGGTGGCCCCGGATCGGGGCCGGTGGGCGTAGCCGCCCACCTGGCCGATTTCCTGCCTGGCCCCATTGTGGGCATCGAAGAAGAAGGCAGCGAAGAGATGGGGCCGGTATATGGCTGGCACCAGCCGCCCAAGAGCATCGGCCGCCTGAAGGCGTTCCACGGCCAGTTTGGTATGCACGTGCGCGCCTTTACCTACATCCTGATGCAGGGCGCTGAGGGTCTGCGCTCGGTAGCCGAGCACGCCGTGCTCAACGCCAACTACCTGCGCGTCAAGCTGCAGGGCGCCTACAAAGTGCCGTACGACCGCGTATGTATGCACGAAGTGGTGCTGGAAGGCCGCTGGGCCGACGCGCCGGACATTCATGCGTTGGATATTGCCAAGCGTTTGATGGACTTTGGCTTCCACCCACCCACAAACTACTTCCCGCTCATCGTGCGTGAGGCGCTGATGATCGAGCCGACCGAGACGGAGAGCAAGGAAGTGCTGGATGCGTTCATCGAGGCGATGCTCAAAATCGCCGAGGAAGCGCACAGCACGCCTGAGGTGCTGCAGCAGGCGCCACACACCACCAAGTACGGCCGCATGGACGAAGTCAAGGCGGCACGGCAGTTGGTGTTATGTTGTAACATTGAACAAAAATGA
- a CDS encoding META domain-containing protein: MKRIRLFALLLAAACVAACAGQGAANAFTESHWVLTSLNGSSEIGAALGGKDITLDFTEGQRVAGSAGCNQYNAGYTLQGQALSFHQPVSTLMACMPEKVMENETAFLQALAAVTEVQLSGDTLTLTGGGHTLVFNR; encoded by the coding sequence ATGAAACGAATCCGTTTGTTTGCATTGTTGTTAGCTGCTGCTTGCGTCGCCGCATGCGCGGGCCAAGGCGCGGCCAATGCGTTTACTGAGAGCCATTGGGTGCTGACCAGTCTGAACGGCAGCTCCGAGATCGGCGCCGCCCTGGGCGGCAAAGACATCACGCTCGATTTTACGGAAGGCCAGCGCGTGGCTGGCTCGGCCGGCTGCAACCAATACAATGCAGGCTACACCTTGCAGGGTCAAGCGCTGAGCTTTCACCAGCCGGTCTCCACGTTGATGGCTTGCATGCCAGAAAAAGTGATGGAGAATGAAACGGCCTTCTTGCAGGCGCTGGCGGCGGTGACCGAAGTGCAGCTCTCCGGGGATACGCTGACGCTGACCGGGGGCGGGCACACCCTGGTGTTCAACCGCTAG
- a CDS encoding serine/threonine protein kinase: MPFIVPIEEAIANFPQFTFVQALTPSEQKAAFHVRAEDGNDYCLKIISPKYELDRLKREILALQRLSHPHVVQLIEYTYSSGPQGEKHYMIEQFIPGHDLSEILAREKLSINEVLRLFIPLFDGLASLYSIGIVHRDLKPSNIRVSSDLQPTIIDFGLARHLNMPDLTLTEQGARIGTPAYFAPEQFTGTKHDIDHRTDLYAGGLLLYEALTGAHPYLMPGMRFEELMEAAISSFNYQENPAFQELPSNLRLLVSKLLSKERSRRPISGETVSKLLVQVIGGL; the protein is encoded by the coding sequence ATGCCATTTATAGTTCCAATTGAAGAAGCCATAGCAAATTTCCCCCAGTTTACTTTTGTTCAAGCGTTAACACCAAGTGAGCAAAAGGCAGCTTTTCATGTTAGAGCAGAAGATGGGAATGACTACTGTTTAAAAATCATCTCACCCAAATACGAACTTGATCGCCTTAAAAGAGAAATTTTAGCCTTACAGAGATTGAGCCATCCACATGTAGTCCAGCTTATCGAATACACATATAGCAGCGGGCCGCAAGGCGAAAAGCACTACATGATTGAACAGTTTATACCTGGGCACGATTTGTCGGAGATCCTGGCTCGAGAAAAGCTCAGCATTAACGAAGTGCTCCGACTATTTATTCCACTTTTTGATGGGCTAGCGTCCCTATATTCCATAGGCATAGTGCACCGCGATCTCAAGCCTAGCAATATCCGTGTTTCAAGCGATCTTCAGCCAACGATAATTGACTTTGGTTTAGCAAGACATCTTAACATGCCTGACCTTACTTTGACCGAACAGGGCGCCAGGATTGGAACTCCAGCTTACTTTGCCCCGGAGCAATTTACAGGCACAAAACACGACATCGATCACCGCACAGATTTATACGCTGGGGGGTTATTACTGTATGAAGCGCTTACCGGCGCGCACCCGTATCTGATGCCAGGCATGCGTTTTGAAGAGCTCATGGAAGCAGCAATCTCCTCTTTCAACTATCAAGAAAACCCTGCATTCCAAGAATTGCCAAGTAACCTCAGACTTCTTGTCTCAAAGTTGCTGAGTAAAGAACGATCGAGGAGGCCAATTTCGGGCGAAACAGTTAGCAAGCTTTTAGTTCAAGTTATTGGGGGCCTATGA
- a CDS encoding MarR family transcriptional regulator, which translates to MNVTFYRSRRPGPELEIEDSLVQHADKMFSKTNYTQWVGGALTIGTAVPDLLVVSYRPEVISLSNISPACTAILAYLRFYGKASMHVMARKLRLPQPSIGRELENLVGLGVVYQRKRSFIMKRYWFDVLPRVRAIEAKTENWRRAVWQANRNQLFATESYVALPHKLAERVKSHQSFAELGIGLIGIKGTGETEFLKQAKRVTPKIWQYYYRLASYVANDLGKDAIYSSN; encoded by the coding sequence ATGAACGTAACTTTCTACAGAAGTCGGCGGCCTGGGCCAGAATTGGAGATTGAGGATTCTCTAGTTCAGCATGCAGACAAGATGTTCAGTAAAACGAATTACACACAATGGGTTGGAGGGGCATTAACAATTGGTACCGCCGTTCCAGATCTGCTCGTTGTTTCCTATAGACCTGAAGTCATTTCTTTGTCGAATATCTCCCCTGCTTGCACAGCAATACTTGCCTATTTACGTTTCTATGGAAAGGCAAGTATGCATGTTATGGCGAGAAAGCTGCGGCTACCCCAGCCATCAATAGGACGCGAGCTCGAAAACCTTGTAGGTCTGGGAGTTGTCTACCAGCGCAAAAGATCTTTTATAATGAAAAGATATTGGTTCGATGTGCTCCCAAGGGTAAGAGCAATTGAGGCAAAAACTGAAAATTGGAGGAGGGCAGTGTGGCAAGCTAATCGGAACCAATTGTTTGCAACTGAATCGTATGTTGCTCTTCCCCATAAACTTGCCGAGAGGGTCAAGTCACATCAGAGTTTTGCTGAACTGGGGATAGGTCTAATTGGCATCAAGGGCACAGGAGAAACAGAATTCTTAAAACAGGCCAAGCGGGTGACACCAAAAATTTGGCAGTACTACTATCGACTTGCTTCTTATGTAGCCAACGATCTGGGGAAAGATGCCATTTATAGTTCCAATTGA